A single genomic interval of Gossypium raimondii isolate GPD5lz chromosome 11, ASM2569854v1, whole genome shotgun sequence harbors:
- the LOC105803106 gene encoding uncharacterized protein LOC105803106 isoform X2, whose amino-acid sequence MGKKPIARKRQGKGTTAMPKDPSGGVEKQPESSNPLSQNAILQPKKRNPPFETVESQPKTQTNSADLSSLTKVKKHGILYAVRRSERLQAVISPSQDKEIERLIDEITLSEGEKDEVPLDHEDGELPQPIQTQMTMEEKFDYLFQQIEELQKTLETLKFKATRDSSPTGSPRAADVRYRNLYFESQKKIEALTNENHQLALKLERALGKLEAEVIRCCVWVQYDNGACAASEGLQKMKEMILVANLTRSTETAVNFSTQTFPSMDGGAEAMASLRRKKPRTGK is encoded by the exons ATGGGTAAGAAACCTATAGCTCGGAAGCGTCAAGGAAAGGGTACCACGGCCATG CCTAAGGACCCTTCTGGAGGAGTGGAAAAGCAACCTGAAAGCTCCAACCCTTTGTCCCAAAATGCAATTTTGCAACCTAAGAAAAGAAATCCTCCGTTCGAGACTGTAGAATCACAGCCTAAAACGCAGACAAATTCTGCCGATTTGTCTTCACTTACGAAGGTCAAGAAACATGGTATTCTTTATGCGGTTAGGAGATCCGAACGCCTTCAAGCCGTGATTTCTCCTTCTCAAGACAAGGAAATCGAACGTTTAATTGATGAGATAACTCTAAGTGAAGGTGAGAAAGATGAGGTGCCACTCGATCATGAGGATGGGGAACTACCACAGCCAATCCAGACACAGATGACCATGGAAGAAAAATTTGACTATCTTTTTCAACAAATTGAAGAACTACAAAAGACTCTAGAAACCTTAAAGTTCAAG GCTACAAGGGATTCTTCCCCAACTGGAAGCCCTAGGGCAGCAGATGTCCGATATAGAAACTTGTATTTTGAATCACAGAAGAAG ATCGAAGCACTGACAAATGAAAACCACCAGCTTGCTCTCAAGTTGGAACGAGCTCTCGGTAAACTTGAAGCA GAAGTTATAAGATGTTGTGTATGGGTGCAGTACGATAATGGGGCGTGTGCAGCTTCTGAAGGACTGCAGAAAATGAAGGAGATGATATTGGTGGCGAATTTGACAAGATCAACTGAAACAGCAGTGAATTTTTCTACACAAACCTTTCCTTCAATGGATGGAGGTGCTGAGGCAATGGCTAGTCTTAGAAGAAAGAAACCTCGTACTGGGAAATAG
- the LOC105803106 gene encoding uncharacterized protein LOC105803106 isoform X1: protein MGKKPIARKRQGKGTTAMLQPKDPSGGVEKQPESSNPLSQNAILQPKKRNPPFETVESQPKTQTNSADLSSLTKVKKHGILYAVRRSERLQAVISPSQDKEIERLIDEITLSEGEKDEVPLDHEDGELPQPIQTQMTMEEKFDYLFQQIEELQKTLETLKFKATRDSSPTGSPRAADVRYRNLYFESQKKIEALTNENHQLALKLERALGKLEAEVIRCCVWVQYDNGACAASEGLQKMKEMILVANLTRSTETAVNFSTQTFPSMDGGAEAMASLRRKKPRTGK, encoded by the exons ATGGGTAAGAAACCTATAGCTCGGAAGCGTCAAGGAAAGGGTACCACGGCCATG CTTCAGCCTAAGGACCCTTCTGGAGGAGTGGAAAAGCAACCTGAAAGCTCCAACCCTTTGTCCCAAAATGCAATTTTGCAACCTAAGAAAAGAAATCCTCCGTTCGAGACTGTAGAATCACAGCCTAAAACGCAGACAAATTCTGCCGATTTGTCTTCACTTACGAAGGTCAAGAAACATGGTATTCTTTATGCGGTTAGGAGATCCGAACGCCTTCAAGCCGTGATTTCTCCTTCTCAAGACAAGGAAATCGAACGTTTAATTGATGAGATAACTCTAAGTGAAGGTGAGAAAGATGAGGTGCCACTCGATCATGAGGATGGGGAACTACCACAGCCAATCCAGACACAGATGACCATGGAAGAAAAATTTGACTATCTTTTTCAACAAATTGAAGAACTACAAAAGACTCTAGAAACCTTAAAGTTCAAG GCTACAAGGGATTCTTCCCCAACTGGAAGCCCTAGGGCAGCAGATGTCCGATATAGAAACTTGTATTTTGAATCACAGAAGAAG ATCGAAGCACTGACAAATGAAAACCACCAGCTTGCTCTCAAGTTGGAACGAGCTCTCGGTAAACTTGAAGCA GAAGTTATAAGATGTTGTGTATGGGTGCAGTACGATAATGGGGCGTGTGCAGCTTCTGAAGGACTGCAGAAAATGAAGGAGATGATATTGGTGGCGAATTTGACAAGATCAACTGAAACAGCAGTGAATTTTTCTACACAAACCTTTCCTTCAATGGATGGAGGTGCTGAGGCAATGGCTAGTCTTAGAAGAAAGAAACCTCGTACTGGGAAATAG
- the LOC105803106 gene encoding uncharacterized protein LOC105803106 isoform X3 yields MGKKPIARKRQGKGTTAMLQPKDPSGGVEKQPESSNPLSQNAILQPKKRNPPFETVESQPKTQTNSADLSSLTKVKKHGILYAVRRSERLQAVISPSQDKEIERLIDEITLSEGEKDEVPLDHEDGELPQPIQTQMTMEEKFDYLFQQIEELQKTLETLKFKATRDSSPTGSPRAADVRYRNLYFESQKKIEALTNENHQLALKLERALGKLEAYDNGACAASEGLQKMKEMILVANLTRSTETAVNFSTQTFPSMDGGAEAMASLRRKKPRTGK; encoded by the exons ATGGGTAAGAAACCTATAGCTCGGAAGCGTCAAGGAAAGGGTACCACGGCCATG CTTCAGCCTAAGGACCCTTCTGGAGGAGTGGAAAAGCAACCTGAAAGCTCCAACCCTTTGTCCCAAAATGCAATTTTGCAACCTAAGAAAAGAAATCCTCCGTTCGAGACTGTAGAATCACAGCCTAAAACGCAGACAAATTCTGCCGATTTGTCTTCACTTACGAAGGTCAAGAAACATGGTATTCTTTATGCGGTTAGGAGATCCGAACGCCTTCAAGCCGTGATTTCTCCTTCTCAAGACAAGGAAATCGAACGTTTAATTGATGAGATAACTCTAAGTGAAGGTGAGAAAGATGAGGTGCCACTCGATCATGAGGATGGGGAACTACCACAGCCAATCCAGACACAGATGACCATGGAAGAAAAATTTGACTATCTTTTTCAACAAATTGAAGAACTACAAAAGACTCTAGAAACCTTAAAGTTCAAG GCTACAAGGGATTCTTCCCCAACTGGAAGCCCTAGGGCAGCAGATGTCCGATATAGAAACTTGTATTTTGAATCACAGAAGAAG ATCGAAGCACTGACAAATGAAAACCACCAGCTTGCTCTCAAGTTGGAACGAGCTCTCGGTAAACTTGAAGCA TACGATAATGGGGCGTGTGCAGCTTCTGAAGGACTGCAGAAAATGAAGGAGATGATATTGGTGGCGAATTTGACAAGATCAACTGAAACAGCAGTGAATTTTTCTACACAAACCTTTCCTTCAATGGATGGAGGTGCTGAGGCAATGGCTAGTCTTAGAAGAAAGAAACCTCGTACTGGGAAATAG
- the LOC105803105 gene encoding protein FANTASTIC FOUR 1, with protein MSSSVCQGLQSCLEVVESRVSRLKLAPTKSNFPPSIVTTDPKPTVYNEEKNTTITNTNDMGGWSCIQSLSNAKASTENDKVYVHPLVKRSASRLSEKSLEMCTERLGSETGSEVSDCSDDISLFSMDTRSQTVACNIPPKPRAIRKMSRSSSFPPPLTSISGSNCVQVKSHREGGRLVLQAVSFPPCRTYFHAERSYGRLRLSLYKDASPVFQDQDGQEEDQEEEEEEEEEEETVVEEEEFYGETEIKEANSGNVGGEIGTGKLPIPSSCKENGCGHKGLLHWKPFLVAT; from the coding sequence ATGTCGTCAAGTGTGTGTCAAGGGTTGCAATCATGCCTGGAGGTCGTTGAATCACGGGTTTCGAGGCTGAAACTGGCTCCAACAAAATCGAATTTCCCTCCCTCCATTGTTACTACTGACCCCAAACCTACGGTGTataatgaagaaaaaaacaCCACCATCACCAACACCAATGACATGGGCGGCTGGAGTTGCATCCAGTCCCTCTCCAACGCCAAAGCTTCCACCGAGAATGACAAAGTTTACGTCCACCCTCTTGTGAAGCGTTCAGCCTCTAGGCTAAGTGAAAAAAGTCTTGAGATGTGCACCGAAAGGCTAGGGAGTGAGACTGGAAGCGAAGTTAGCGATTGCAGCGATGACATTTCCTTGTTTTCAATGGACACTCGGTCTCAAACAGTGGCTTGCAATATTCCACCCAAACCAAGGGCGATACGAAAAATGAGTCGTAGCAGCAGCTTTCCGCCTCCTTTGACATCCATTAGCGGTTCAAATTGTGTTCAAGTCAAGTCTCATCGAGAAGGCGGCCGCTTGGTTCTTCAAGCCGTTAGTTTCCCTCCCTGTCGTACTTACTTCCATGCAGAACGTAGCTATGGGAGGCTTAGGCTTTCCCTTTATAAGGATGCTTCCCCAGTGTTCCAGGACCAGGACGGCCAAGAGGAAgaccaagaagaagaagaagaagaagaagaagaagaagaaactgtGGTAGAGGAAGAGGAGTTTTATGGGGAAACTGAGATTAAGGAAGCAAACAGTGGGAATGTTGGGGGTGAAATTGGGACAGGGAAGTTGCCTATTCCAAGCAGCTGCAAAGAAAATGGGTGTGGCCACAAAGGCTTGCTTCATTGGAAGCCATTCTTGGTGGCtacttga